The genomic segment TACACTACAATTTTTTAGGGCCTTTGTTTTACCGCTACCTACACTTTCTACATCATCTGTTACTCCTGGAAAGACAGCACCTTCATCTTCTTTATATCTTGGCTCTACTGCTTCTTTAACTGGAACAATTCGCTTATCTTCTCCTGGACGAGCAAATACTATATCAGCTTCTGTAATATGCTCATCCTTTTTGACAACCTCTAAAGCTTCTTCTTTATTAATAGTCAATAAGCCGTCATTATAAGAGGTTTCATCTCCAAACTGCATTTCTTCTACAGGAAAATTATCTATTTCTAAACGCACTGCTATCTCCACCCCTTTCTTTTTAGTGTTAAAATAGATACCAGACATAAGACAGATACCAGACTTTCAATTATCTGGTACCTGTTCTTTTTTCAGTACAAATAGGTAATAACCAACTCTTTTAAAAAGTTAGTTATTATCTATTAATTATCTAAAAATTTACAGTATTCTTCTCTATACTTCTTAACTTCTTCAACAATATCATCAACTTCTAAAACCATTTCCATCATACTTATCTGGTCTTCATAAACATCCTCATCAATTTCTTCTTTAATCTCTGGTTCTACTACGTGATAAACTTTGAGTCCTAACTGGACTCCTGCTAATGGACCGGCAAAAGTAGGATCTCCATTAGTAACAGTCTCGGCCGCTAAACCAGAAGCTTCTGCTTCTGCACCGCCTAAGATTACTACTAAGTTTTCTTCTCCATGTTCCTCAGCTAACTCTTGGATCCTCTTTTGATTTTCCAGGTCCATAGCTCCTGCAGCTGTTCACACGAAACACTCTGTAGAACCAAAAACTACTTCGGCTCCAGTTGTTTCTATGCATTCTTGAATTGCAGGAGCTGGAATTCCGTCACGATCGCCAATAATAGCAACTTTCTTTCCTTCTAACATAATTCCACCTCCAAGTTAGATTTTTAATGAATTTATTTAGCTTGTTATTATAATAACATAATCGTGATTATTTGTCAACCATGATTATAAAATCGATTTAATATATTATTTATTGATATTTTTTACAATTTTATTCTATTTTATTCTATAAATTTAAATCATAACTATATTGATATAATGTGTCACTTGCAATATTATCGCATATATTCTTTATTTATAGTTTCCTAGCATAACCGATATAATCTCATTTATGATATTACGGGAATAGTCAATATGTATCCGACGCTTGCCGTTCGCTCAACGTCCTGTTTCGCTCACTGTCAAAAACTGCCCCTCCGTCGTCTACTGGTCCTTATACCTCTAATACTTCCTCATCATAATTCTCCTTATCCACTTTAATCATTACTTTCATCTCCTTTCAAGTTTATAAGTTTAAGCTTAAGTTTAAGACTAAATTAAGTTTAACCTTAAACCTAAACTGATTAGCTATACAAGCTCCTCTATTTCACTTTCTGTAGGTTGAGCAATTTTATCTGTAACTTCACCATCTTGAAGCTTAAGTAAAGTTGGAACTTCAGTTACATCATAGCGATTAGAAATACGAGTATTTTTATAAGTATCTATCTTAACTAATTTAGCACCCTGAGCCTCTAAATCCATATTTTCTAATTTGTTTGTCATTTCCATACTTTCATCATTAGTAGGACTCCAGAAAGCTACTAATACATCTTCTTCTGCTTCTACTACATTCTTCTGCCAGTATTCTTCTTCTTCAATATATCCTCCAGCAGCAGTTGCAGTTGTAGCACCATCAGCAGCAGCTGTTACTACTTGGCGTAGGAATTTTTCTCTAACATCACCTGCAGCATAAACTCCAGGTACATTTGTTTCTAATTTATCATCAGTCTTTAAGTAACCATTATCTGTTAGTTCAACAGTTCCTTCTAAGAAATCAGTTCTTGGTACTCGACCAATAAAGATGAAGATACCATCACAAGAGAAATCTGTTTTTTCTCCTGTCTTAATATTTTTAAGTACAGCTGTATCTACTAATCCATCTCCCTTAGCTTCTTCTAAAGTAGAATTCCAAACAAATTCAATCTTATCATTAGCGTAAGCTCTTTCTTGATAAATCTTATCTGCATCCATAGTTCCTTCATCATGAATAACAACTACTGTTACTTTACTAGCAAACTTAGTTAAATATAGTGCTTCTTCGATAGCTGAATTCCCATTCCCAACAACTACAACTTCTAAATCAACAAAGAAATCAGCATCACATGTAGCACAGTATGAAACTCCTTTACCTTTAAATTCATCTTCACCAGGAACACCTAACCTTCTAGGTTCTGCTCCTGTAGCTACTATTACACTTTTAGCCTTATATTCTGTACCATCTTTAGTACTAACAGTCTTTATAAAACCATCTGGCTTAATTTCTTCAACTTCTGCCTGTTTGATTTCAGTACCAAATTCTTCAGCATGTTCTCTAAAATTCTCCATTAACTCTGGTGCACTAGTATCAAGTGCTCCAGGATAGTTCTCCATTTCATGATAAGTAGACACCTGTCCTCCTACTTGACTATTTGTTTCTAATAATAAAGTATCAAGTTTAGAACGAGATGCATAAAGACCTGCTGCTAATCCTGCTGGCCCTCCTCCAACTATTAATACATCATAAATCTTACTCATTTAATTCACCCCTTTTATTTATGATTAATTATTATGAAATATGTCAAGAACATATTTAAATGTTGTATTAACATATCTTATAACAATAGTAGACAACAAAATTTAATATTTCTTATAGGGAGTTAAAAAGCAAAAATATAAAAAAGTAATCATGATTACTTTTTTATCAAATGATAAGAGACGATTATTTCGTCCCTTATCATATAAGATTACATTTATCTGCTAACATGTAACCTCATTATTATTTTCAATTTTATCACTATTGCTTTTAATATCTTTCTCATAATTAGCAATATATGTTTTGTCTCCTTTTAAAGCTTTTACTAATGAATACATTGCAAATATCATTACAAAAGCAAATGGGAAGGCTGCAACTATTGACCCAGTTTGTAACGCATCTAAACCACCTGCAAGTAATAATACAGCTGCTAATCCTGCAGTTAATAATCCCCAAATTATTTTCTTAGGAGTAGCAGGATTTAAATTTCCTTCTTCTGAAAACATACCTAATACAAATGTTGCTGAGTTAGCTGATGTAATAAAGAATGTAGTTAATAATAATACTGCTACACCAGATAATAATGTTCCAAGAGGATAATGTTCAAAAACTTTGAAGAAAGCTGTTTCTGTTGTAAATTCACCAATTTTATTATAAACATTAATTCCAACTGTTCCAAAAATTGAAAACCAGAAAAAAGATGCAATTGTTGGTGCAATTAATACTCCAGAAATAAATTCTCTTATAGTTCTTCCTTTAGAAATTCTAGCAATAAAAGTTCCTACAAATGGTGCCCAAGCAATCCACCATGCCCAGTAAAAGACAGTCCACCAACCATACCAAGAATCACTTGATATTGCAAAACTATCTGAAACAATTCCACCTAAATATAAACCTACAGAATTACTTAAATTATTTAAAATCTCTACTTTAGGTCCTACTAAGAAAGCTACAACCATTAAACCTGCACATAATGTTATATTCATATCTGATACAAGTTTGATTCCTTTTTCAATTCCCATTACAGC from the Acetohalobium arabaticum DSM 5501 genome contains:
- a CDS encoding BCCT family transporter, whose translation is MKKDNFWNPVFTISIVVVVIIVGLGALMPEAFGNVTSASFDFLVGNFGWFYILTMSTFVVFSLYMLFGKFGDIKLGLPDDEPEYSLVSWFGMLFSSGMGVGLIFFGVAEPLYHFGGPLSGIAPESAAAADFAFRKSFLHWGLHPWAAYAVLALALAYMQFRRKESGLISSVFIPLIGRDGAKGSLGKTIDILAIFATVAGVASSLGMATMQINGGLNLLAGLPLNQGIQLAIIAIITFLFVLTAVMGIEKGIKLVSDMNITLCAGLMVVAFLVGPKVEILNNLSNSVGLYLGGIVSDSFAISSDSWYGWWTVFYWAWWIAWAPFVGTFIARISKGRTIREFISGVLIAPTIASFFWFSIFGTVGINVYNKIGEFTTETAFFKVFEHYPLGTLLSGVAVLLLTTFFITSANSATFVLGMFSEEGNLNPATPKKIIWGLLTAGLAAVLLLAGGLDALQTGSIVAAFPFAFVMIFAMYSLVKALKGDKTYIANYEKDIKSNSDKIENNNEVTC
- the trxB gene encoding thioredoxin-disulfide reductase; amino-acid sequence: MSKIYDVLIVGGGPAGLAAGLYASRSKLDTLLLETNSQVGGQVSTYHEMENYPGALDTSAPELMENFREHAEEFGTEIKQAEVEEIKPDGFIKTVSTKDGTEYKAKSVIVATGAEPRRLGVPGEDEFKGKGVSYCATCDADFFVDLEVVVVGNGNSAIEEALYLTKFASKVTVVVIHDEGTMDADKIYQERAYANDKIEFVWNSTLEEAKGDGLVDTAVLKNIKTGEKTDFSCDGIFIFIGRVPRTDFLEGTVELTDNGYLKTDDKLETNVPGVYAAGDVREKFLRQVVTAAADGATTATAAGGYIEEEEYWQKNVVEAEEDVLVAFWSPTNDESMEMTNKLENMDLEAQGAKLVKIDTYKNTRISNRYDVTEVPTLLKLQDGEVTDKIAQPTESEIEELV
- the grdA gene encoding glycine/sarcosine/betaine reductase complex selenoprotein A; its protein translation is MLEGKKVAIIGDRDGIPAPAIQECIETTGAEVVFGSTECFVUTAAGAMDLENQKRIQELAEEHGEENLVVILGGAEAEASGLAAETVTNGDPTFAGPLAGVQLGLKVYHVVEPEIKEEIDEDVYEDQISMMEMVLEVDDIVEEVKKYREEYCKFLDN